The following coding sequences are from one Stegostoma tigrinum isolate sSteTig4 chromosome 11, sSteTig4.hap1, whole genome shotgun sequence window:
- the trh gene encoding pro-thyrotropin-releasing hormone: MRSIWFPLLLGYLSLHKSATASEQTAAGEDRLGAESDPLVEMLQRAETVLIRSILEEGRNAEALDADLPPAERVLKRQHPGKRLEGEFEKRQHPGKRQPGQDEEDGGWAPEKRQHPGRRELDGVPLEVQARQHPGRRSAFEPALEESTARQLSTFLGDLSKRQHPGKRSLVYGPRPSRWSWQEDGDDSGESQYNSPQYLEAPGGSSKLMSPCELQESGNCSKVTSLLALLSNTNKDRAEVKRQHPGRRLASDEQLQGRA; this comes from the exons ATGAGGTCGATATGGTTCCCGCTGCTGCTGGGCTACCTCAGTCTTCACAAGTCTGCGACCGCCAGCGAGCAGACGGCGGCGGGAGAGGACCGGCTGGGAGCAGAGTCAGACCCGCTGGTGGAGATGCTTCAGAGAGCGGAGACCGTCCTCATCCGCTCCATCCTGGAGGAAGGGCGGAATGCTGAGG CTTTAGACGCAGACTTGCCACCTGCAGAGCGCGTCCTCAAGCGGCAGCACCCAGGGAAGCGGCTggagggagagtttgagaagcgGCAGCACCCAGGGAAACGCCAACCTGGGCAGGATGAGGAGGACGGAGGCTGGGCGCCAGAGAAAAGGCAGCACCCGGGGAGGAGAGAGCTGGATGGGGTGCCCCTGGAggtgcaggccaggcagcacccaGGGAGGAGGTCGGCCTTTGAGCCAGCCCTGGAGGAGAGTACAGCCCGCCAATTGAGCACCTTCCTTGGAGACCTCTCTAAGCGCCAGCACCCCGGAAAGAGATCCCTGGTGTATGGCCCACGGCCCAGCCGCTGGAGCTGGCAGGAGGATGGTGACGACTCTGGGGAAAGCCAGTACAACTCACCACAGTACCTGGAGGCACCTGGCGGCAGCAGCAAGCTCATGTCCCCATGTGAACTCCAGGAGTCCGGGAACTGCAGCAAAGTCACTTCTCTGTTAGCCTTGCTCAGCAATACAAACAAGGATAGAGCAGAGGTAAAGAGGCAGCACCCCGGTAGGAGGCTCGCTTCAGATGAGCAATTGCAGGGTAGAGCCTGA
- the LOC132210196 gene encoding 2'-deoxynucleoside 5'-phosphate N-hydrolase 1-like, with protein MGLGIYFCGSIRGGRQDVDISCRIINELKKFGRVNSEHIGNPDLVEKGEDGVKPGDKYINNQDLKWLQEANVIVAGVIQPSLGVGYEIGRAVAKNQKILCLFRSSSKYVLSAMI; from the coding sequence ATGGGTCTTGGGATTTATTTTTGTGGGAGCATCAGGGGTGGGAGGCAGGATGTGGACATTTCCTGTCGGATTATCAACGAGTTGAAGAAATTTGGACGAGTTAATTCTGAGCATATCGGCAACCCGGATTTAGTGGAGAAAGGTGAAGATGGAGTGAAGCCTGGAGATAAATACATCAACAATCAAGATTTGAAGTGGCTACAGGAGGCTAATGTAATAGTGGCAGGGGTTATCCAACCTTCCTTGGGTGTTGGTTATGAAATTGGAAGGGCTGTAGCTAAGAACCAGAAGATTCTGTGTCTGTTCAGATCATCATCAAAATATGTTCTTTCAGCAATGATCTGA